The segment AGCTCAGTTGGTAGAGCGCAACCTTGCCAAGGTTGAGGTCGCCAGTTCGAACCTGGTCGTCCGCTCAGCGATAAGGCCCCGGTCGAAAGACCGGGGCTTTTCGCATTTCCCAGGACTTCCTTCCCACCTCTTCCCGCCCCTTCAGTGCGCTCCCTCATGGCCCTCATGACAAATGTCATCGGGGCCGGTGACAGCCCGCACTGCCCGCGGCCGCCGGGCGGCGGAAATCTGTAGGCATGACCACTGACCAGTACGTGATCACGGCCGAGGACCTGCGGCGCAGTTATGCGGGGGGCTTCGAGGCCGTACGCGGAGTCTCCTTCTCCGTGGCCCGCGGCGAGATCTTCGCCCTGCTCGGGACGAACGGCGCCGGCAAGACCTCCACGGTCGAGATCCTCGAAGGGCTCTCCGTCCCCTCCGCCGGATCCGTACGCGTCCTCGGCCACGACCCGTACCGCGAACGCTCCGCCGTCCGCCCCCGGGTCGGGGTCATGCTCCAGGAAGGCGGCTTCCCCTCCGATCTCACGGTCACCGAGACCGCCCGGATGTGGGGCGACTGCACCAGCGGGGCGCGCCCGGTCGCCGAGGCGCTCGGCCTGGTCGGGCTGACGGCCCGGGCCAAGGTCCGGGTCAGCCAGCTCTCCGGCGGCGAACGGCGGCGGCTGGACCTGGCGCTGGCGCTCATCGGCCGCCCCGAGGTCCTCTTCCTCGACGAGCCGACCACCGGTCTTGACGCGGAGGGGCGGCGGGACACCTGGGACCTGGTGCGGGCTCTGCGGGACACCGGCACGACCGTCTTGCTGACCACGCACTATCTGGAGGAGGCGGAGACGCTGGCCGACCGGCTCGCGATCATGCACCAGGGAGTGATCGTCACCACCGGCAGCCCCGCCGAGGTCACGGCCGCCCGGCCGGCCCGGATCCGGTTCGCGCTGCCGCCGGAGGTGCCCGCCGCCCGGCTGCCGCTCTCCCTGAAGGCCGGGGCCGCGGGACAACAGGTCGAGATCCGCACCCACGAACTCCAGGAGTCCCTGGAGGAACTGCTGCGGTGGGCACGGGAGAACGGAGTGCGGCTGGAGGGTCTCGACGCCCGTGCCGCCTCCCTGGAAGAGGCGTTCCTCGAGATCGCGCAGACGGAAACGGCGGGTGTGTGACATGGCGACGACGGCGACGAACGACGCGGGTACGGGAGCGGGAGCGGGCACCGGAGCGGGCACGGCCCGGCGGGTCACGACGGCACGGAAGCTGACCGTCCTCGGCCGGGCCGAGCTGACCCTGCTGCTGCGGAACCGGACCGCGCTCTTCATGGCCCTGGCGATGCCCCTGTTCATGGTGGCGACCGTGCAGGCTTCGCTCAAGGAGATGGACCTCGGCAAGATCGGGATGAGCGTCGCGGAGGCCGCGGTCATCGGCGGCACCGGCTTCATCCTGCTGCTGGTGGTCCATGTCAATCTGGTCCCCGCCTATGTGTCCCGGCGCGAGGAGCTGGTCCTCAAGCGGCTGCGCACCGGGGAGATCTCCGACCGGGAGATCCTCATCGGGACGGCACTGCCCTCGGTGGGTCTGGCGCTGGCGCAGCTCGTGCTGCTGATGGTGGCGTCGGTGGCGCTGCTCGACGTCGGCCTCCCGGAGCGGCCGGATCTGCTGCTGGCCGGGGTGGTGCTGGCGGTGCTGGTGCTGGCCGGGCTGGCCGTGGTGATCTCGGCCTGGACCCGGACCGTGGAGAGCTCCCAGCTCACCGTGTTGCCGATGCTGCTGATCTCGTCGATCGGCTCGGGGCTCTTCGTACCGGTCGAGCTGTTCCCCGAGCACATCGGCGCGGCGGCGCAGCTGCTGCCGATGACCGGGACGATGACGCTGATCCGGGACGGCTGGGTCGGGGCCTCCGACGGCAAGGACCTGCTCGTCGCCACGCTCACGGCCCTGGCGTGGATCGCGCTCTCGGTGTTTGCTGTGAACCGGTGGTTCCGCTGGGAGCCGCGCCGCTGACCTGTAGTTTTACCGCGATACCAAGGCGATCTGGGGGGCTGCTGCTGTGCGTGTGAAGGGCTGGAGCGGGCGCGGCAAGCTCGCCAAGATCAATATCTACTCCCGCGGCACGGTGTACTTCGTCCACTGGGTCAATGTGGCCTTCTTCCTCCTGCTGATCGTGATCGACCCCATCCGGGAGAAGGCTCCCGCGATCGCGGTGGCCGGTGTGCTGACCGGCACCGTCTCGGCCTTCGTCGGTGCCCGGCTGCTCCGCCGTGCGATGGACGCCTATCTGGGGCAGGGCGAGGTCCGCCGGGCCCTGCTGGTGGCAGGCGGCGCGCTGGCGGCGGTGAACAGCGGTCTCGGGCTGACCGTCGCGATGACCGGGGTGGTCGACCAGCGCGACGAGGGTCTGGTGTATCTCGTCGCCGGCGGGCTGATCCCCTTTCTCCTCGCGCACTGTCTCCTGGTGCCGGTCCGGACCACGATCCGGGTCCAGGGCGCGCTGCTGACGGGGATCACCGGTCTGCTGGCGCTCGCCGGCCTCCCGGGGTCCACCCTGGTGGGCGTCTTTCTGGCCGCCGCGTTCATGACCGGGTGGATGGCCTTCTCGGTGGTCGCGTCGATGTGGGGTCTGAAGGTCGTCGGGGAGCTGCGGGACGCCCGGGACGTCCGGGCCCGGCTGGCGGTCGCCGAGGAGCGGCTGCGGTTCGGCCGGGATCTGCACGATGTGCTCGGGCGGAATCTGGCGGTCGTGGCGCTCAAATCGGAGCTGGCGGTGCAGTTGGCCCGGCGCGGCCGGGCCGAGGCCGTCGACCAGATGGTGGCGGTGCAGCAGATCGCCCAGGACTCGCAGCGCGAGGTGCGCGAGGTGGTCCGGGGCTATCGGGAGGCGGATCTGCGGGTCGAGCTGGAGGGCGCCCGGTCGGTGCTGGGCGCGGCCGGAATCAACTGCACGGTCATCGCGGACGAGGTGGACGAACTGCTGCCGGCACCGGCACGGTCGGCGCTGGGGTGGGTGGTCCGGGAGGCGACGACCAATGTGCTGCGGCACGGGGACCCGCGGCGCTGCACGATCTCGTTGGGGGTCGTCGACGGCACGGTCGTCCTGGTGGTGGAGAACGACCACGCGGACGCGCCGTCGCTCCGCCCGGACAGCGGCGGC is part of the Streptomyces qinzhouensis genome and harbors:
- a CDS encoding ABC transporter ATP-binding protein, encoding MTTDQYVITAEDLRRSYAGGFEAVRGVSFSVARGEIFALLGTNGAGKTSTVEILEGLSVPSAGSVRVLGHDPYRERSAVRPRVGVMLQEGGFPSDLTVTETARMWGDCTSGARPVAEALGLVGLTARAKVRVSQLSGGERRRLDLALALIGRPEVLFLDEPTTGLDAEGRRDTWDLVRALRDTGTTVLLTTHYLEEAETLADRLAIMHQGVIVTTGSPAEVTAARPARIRFALPPEVPAARLPLSLKAGAAGQQVEIRTHELQESLEELLRWARENGVRLEGLDARAASLEEAFLEIAQTETAGV
- a CDS encoding ABC transporter permease translates to MATTATNDAGTGAGAGTGAGTARRVTTARKLTVLGRAELTLLLRNRTALFMALAMPLFMVATVQASLKEMDLGKIGMSVAEAAVIGGTGFILLLVVHVNLVPAYVSRREELVLKRLRTGEISDREILIGTALPSVGLALAQLVLLMVASVALLDVGLPERPDLLLAGVVLAVLVLAGLAVVISAWTRTVESSQLTVLPMLLISSIGSGLFVPVELFPEHIGAAAQLLPMTGTMTLIRDGWVGASDGKDLLVATLTALAWIALSVFAVNRWFRWEPRR
- a CDS encoding histidine kinase, with the protein product MKGWSGRGKLAKINIYSRGTVYFVHWVNVAFFLLLIVIDPIREKAPAIAVAGVLTGTVSAFVGARLLRRAMDAYLGQGEVRRALLVAGGALAAVNSGLGLTVAMTGVVDQRDEGLVYLVAGGLIPFLLAHCLLVPVRTTIRVQGALLTGITGLLALAGLPGSTLVGVFLAAAFMTGWMAFSVVASMWGLKVVGELRDARDVRARLAVAEERLRFGRDLHDVLGRNLAVVALKSELAVQLARRGRAEAVDQMVAVQQIAQDSQREVREVVRGYREADLRVELEGARSVLGAAGINCTVIADEVDELLPAPARSALGWVVREATTNVLRHGDPRRCTISLGVVDGTVVLVVENDHADAPSLRPDSGGSGLAGLRERLAAVGGNLEAGPVRGGRFRVTARVPAEAPEAPKAPVRGSRSAGPVPEPRCAGGDAGDGDAVADEGPRPGDPVPDGEVRNEDAVLDGASRPVGVAGARGEGVA